The Acidimicrobiales bacterium genome includes a window with the following:
- a CDS encoding xanthine dehydrogenase family protein molybdopterin-binding subunit, whose translation MTVTEDRPSYKWVGTRPIRPDGYDKVVGKARFAADLNLPGQLHAAILRSPHGHARILSIDTTAAEAMPGVKAVMTSADFPELDASNPERDVAENIMARGVVRYVGHALAAVAATTKAEAAAAVAAIEVEYELLPLVLSLDESMAEGAPLVNEHNVTMFVESDGPSNMATVNSLERGDVDAAFEAADLIVEREFETAWVHQGYIEPHACVVDVGRDGKADIWVSSQGHFRVRSQTAAVLGWDTARVKVTPAEIGGGFGGKTTIYLEPVAARLSEKSGRPVKIVMSREEVLRATGPAPASKARVRIAATNDGELTAIEGWLGYAVGCTSDMAGVVGAMSVASYKFPNLKLEATASLTNTPKSAAYRAPSAPQAAFAIESVIDEIAQQMDMDPIELRLKNAVVEGDPTAMGMPHPRIGFVECLEAIRESDHYRSPVPEGAARGVGAGFWFNIGEQSSATVNLNEDGTATVITGSPDIGGSRASMALMAAEELGIDVHCITPVVADTESVGFTDVTEGSRATFATGMAVVNACRELIDELKARAATILGVDADAVDWLDGEAVADGKDPLSLAAITAKAKSTGGPLTVTASLNAGGAGPSFAVHCCDLAVDEETGQVTILGYTAAQDAGTAIHPSYVEGQMQGGTVQGIGWALNEEYIYDDEGSMQNASFLDYRVPVASDLPMIGTIIVEVPNPAHPYGVRGVGETGIVPPMATIANAISRATSVRMTSLPMSPPKLLAALDDR comes from the coding sequence ATGACCGTCACAGAGGATCGTCCGAGCTACAAGTGGGTCGGCACCCGACCCATCAGACCCGACGGATACGACAAGGTGGTGGGGAAGGCCCGCTTTGCGGCCGACCTGAACCTCCCGGGACAGCTGCATGCGGCGATCCTGCGATCGCCTCACGGCCATGCCCGCATCCTTTCCATCGACACCACGGCGGCCGAGGCGATGCCCGGCGTGAAGGCCGTGATGACCAGCGCCGACTTTCCAGAGCTGGACGCATCCAACCCCGAACGTGACGTGGCGGAGAACATCATGGCCCGTGGCGTGGTGCGGTACGTCGGCCACGCGCTGGCCGCGGTGGCCGCGACCACCAAGGCCGAAGCGGCGGCAGCCGTGGCGGCCATCGAGGTCGAATACGAGTTGCTGCCGTTGGTGCTGAGCCTCGACGAGTCCATGGCCGAGGGCGCGCCGTTGGTCAATGAGCACAACGTGACCATGTTCGTCGAGAGTGATGGGCCGTCCAACATGGCCACGGTCAACTCCCTCGAGCGTGGCGATGTCGACGCGGCCTTCGAGGCCGCCGACCTGATTGTCGAGCGCGAGTTCGAGACAGCGTGGGTCCATCAGGGCTACATCGAGCCCCACGCCTGCGTGGTCGACGTCGGGCGGGACGGCAAGGCGGACATCTGGGTGTCGTCCCAAGGCCACTTCCGTGTCCGGTCCCAGACCGCCGCGGTGCTCGGTTGGGACACAGCCCGCGTCAAGGTGACCCCGGCCGAGATCGGCGGTGGGTTCGGTGGAAAGACCACGATCTACCTCGAGCCGGTCGCCGCCCGACTGTCCGAGAAGTCGGGCCGCCCGGTGAAGATCGTGATGAGCCGCGAGGAGGTGCTGAGGGCCACCGGTCCGGCACCGGCATCCAAGGCCAGAGTCCGGATCGCGGCCACCAACGACGGTGAGCTCACGGCCATCGAGGGCTGGTTGGGCTACGCCGTGGGGTGCACCAGCGACATGGCCGGCGTTGTCGGCGCCATGTCGGTGGCTTCCTACAAGTTCCCCAATCTGAAGCTTGAGGCCACCGCCTCGCTCACCAACACACCCAAGTCAGCTGCCTACCGGGCACCGTCGGCGCCCCAGGCGGCGTTCGCCATCGAGTCGGTCATCGACGAGATCGCCCAGCAGATGGACATGGACCCAATCGAACTGCGGCTCAAGAACGCCGTGGTCGAAGGTGACCCCACGGCCATGGGCATGCCCCATCCCCGGATCGGTTTCGTGGAGTGCCTCGAGGCCATCCGCGAAAGCGACCACTACCGTTCGCCGGTACCGGAGGGCGCGGCCCGAGGCGTCGGCGCGGGCTTCTGGTTCAACATCGGTGAGCAGTCCAGCGCCACGGTCAACCTCAACGAAGACGGCACGGCCACGGTGATCACCGGCAGTCCCGACATCGGTGGGAGCCGTGCATCGATGGCGCTGATGGCCGCCGAGGAGTTGGGCATAGATGTCCACTGCATCACCCCTGTGGTGGCCGACACCGAATCCGTTGGTTTCACCGACGTGACCGAGGGCAGTCGGGCGACCTTCGCTACCGGCATGGCCGTCGTCAACGCCTGTCGCGAACTCATTGACGAGCTCAAGGCCCGGGCGGCCACCATCCTTGGTGTCGACGCTGACGCGGTCGACTGGCTTGACGGCGAGGCCGTGGCCGACGGCAAAGATCCATTGTCGCTGGCCGCCATCACCGCCAAGGCCAAGAGCACCGGTGGTCCCCTCACGGTGACTGCATCACTCAACGCCGGTGGCGCCGGCCCGTCCTTCGCAGTGCATTGCTGTGACCTCGCTGTCGACGAGGAGACCGGACAGGTCACCATCCTCGGATACACCGCAGCCCAGGACGCGGGGACGGCGATCCACCCGAGTTACGTCGAGGGTCAGATGCAGGGCGGAACGGTCCAGGGAATCGGCTGGGCGTTGAACGAGGAGTACATCTACGACGACGAGGGCTCCATGCAGAACGCCAGCTTCCTCGACTACCGGGTTCCGGTGGCGTCTGATCTGCCGATGATCGGGACGATCATCGTCGAGGTTCCGAACCCCGCTCATCCCTACGGGGTTCGTGGTGTGGGCGAGACGGGCATCGTCCCACCGATGGCCACCATCGCCAACGCCATCAGCCGCGCCACGTCGGTGCGGATGACCTCGCTTCCCATGTCTCCGCCCAAGCTTCTGGCGGCCCTCGACGACCGCTGA
- a CDS encoding MFS transporter: MAPIGRVDASGDRRAAISTSTPRACGPVGRIARTVVVHELDDEGLVELRTARDDLIRERVTGTDHFVIDHGPFTHWDRRLVVDSTTNGRHRVVETIEYRAAVGPWRPLFSWPLRRAVARRRTPWWAPPDRLDTRSATVLSLLACIQVVDGYLGTVITQTITFASDEFGRSDTAQGIALAVVRLGIVVALAVVFLADRKGRRSVLVVTAVAAVLATGLGAASTDLWFLGGSQLIARGLTTGMGILIGVFAAEELPRGSRAYGVSVLVLCAALGAGMAVWVLPVADLDPRAWRAVYLVPLLAIPALLAVGRRLPESLRFTANSVDRRSRDGRVPDSSDGGRRRTEGRRLVLLAVASFLLLVFAAPASQFQNDFLKDHRGYSAVGITLFTLLTSTPAGIGIFVAGRLADTRGRRPVGAIGLLGGTAFMVVAYHSTGAALWASSVVGTVIGSLTVALGVYGPELFSTRNRARANGLVVTLGVAGSAAGLIIVGMLSDRFGSYGPAFLVVAVGPVLAAALVLGWFPETARVELESLNPGDAPPEEINRQ; this comes from the coding sequence ATGGCCCCCATCGGTAGGGTGGATGCTTCGGGCGACCGGAGGGCAGCCATCAGCACCAGCACGCCCCGCGCTTGTGGGCCAGTCGGCCGGATCGCCAGGACGGTGGTGGTCCACGAGTTGGACGACGAGGGCCTCGTCGAACTCCGTACCGCCCGCGACGACCTGATCCGCGAACGCGTCACCGGCACCGACCACTTCGTCATCGATCACGGGCCCTTCACACACTGGGACCGTCGACTCGTGGTCGACAGTACGACCAACGGGCGGCACCGGGTCGTCGAGACCATTGAGTACCGGGCGGCCGTCGGACCCTGGCGACCACTGTTCTCCTGGCCCCTCCGTCGCGCCGTGGCCCGCCGCCGGACCCCCTGGTGGGCGCCGCCGGACCGTCTCGACACCCGGTCCGCCACGGTGCTCTCGCTGCTGGCGTGCATCCAGGTAGTCGACGGCTATCTGGGCACGGTCATCACCCAGACCATCACCTTCGCCAGCGACGAGTTCGGACGAAGCGACACCGCCCAGGGAATCGCTCTGGCCGTGGTCCGTCTGGGAATCGTGGTAGCCCTCGCCGTAGTGTTCCTCGCCGACCGGAAGGGTCGCCGGTCCGTCCTAGTAGTCACTGCGGTGGCCGCGGTCCTGGCCACTGGACTGGGTGCGGCCTCGACTGACCTCTGGTTTCTGGGTGGCAGCCAACTGATAGCCCGGGGGCTCACCACGGGCATGGGCATCCTCATCGGGGTGTTCGCCGCCGAGGAACTTCCCCGAGGATCCCGGGCCTACGGGGTCAGCGTGCTGGTGCTCTGTGCCGCGCTGGGCGCCGGCATGGCCGTCTGGGTCCTTCCGGTGGCCGACCTCGACCCGAGGGCGTGGCGGGCCGTATACCTCGTCCCACTGCTGGCCATCCCGGCGCTGCTGGCCGTCGGTCGCCGCCTCCCCGAGTCGCTCCGGTTCACCGCCAACTCCGTCGACCGCCGGTCCCGCGACGGCCGGGTACCTGATTCATCAGATGGAGGCCGACGACGGACTGAAGGGCGACGCCTGGTGCTGCTAGCCGTGGCATCGTTCCTGCTGTTGGTGTTCGCCGCTCCAGCCAGCCAGTTCCAGAACGACTTCCTCAAGGACCACAGGGGATACTCGGCAGTCGGCATCACCCTGTTCACGCTGCTCACGAGCACACCGGCCGGCATCGGAATCTTCGTGGCCGGTCGACTGGCCGATACTCGTGGTCGACGGCCAGTAGGCGCCATCGGCCTCCTCGGCGGCACCGCCTTCATGGTGGTGGCCTACCACTCGACCGGTGCCGCCCTGTGGGCCAGCAGCGTGGTGGGAACAGTGATCGGATCGTTGACCGTCGCCCTGGGCGTCTACGGGCCGGAACTGTTCTCAACCCGTAATCGGGCCCGGGCCAACGGTCTGGTCGTGACTCTCGGGGTGGCCGGCAGCGCTGCCGGCCTGATCATCGTCGGGATGCTCAGCGACCGGTTCGGGTCCTACGGGCCGGCGTTCCTCGTGGTGGCCGTCGGTCCCGTCCTCGCTGCCGCACTGGTGTTGGGCTGGTTCCCGGAGACGGCCCGGGTCGAACTCGAGTCCCTCAACCCAGGCGATGCACCACCGGAGGAAATCAACCGCCAGTGA
- the murA gene encoding UDP-N-acetylglucosamine 1-carboxyvinyltransferase, whose translation MGSDGDATADVIRVRRSGPLQGSVRVAGAKNSALKLMAAVVLAPGRHTLRNVPRIADVILMAELLERMGARVTRGADEPDVVTIEVPDVMVPEAPYDLVEKMRASIVVLGPLLARFGEARVSVPGGDDFGHRPIDMHLRALEELGATFTTSHGVIEGRAERLLGTRILLEYPSVGATENLLMAAVTAKGTTVIDNAAREPEIEDLAAFLVGMGADVSGAGGSTITIEGVERLHPVEHTVVPDRIEAATYLAAVGLAGGSIAIEGARADHMEMLLDKLGAMGLRVDDGGDRLWVTAPERPARLTSVDVATLPYPGVATDYKPLLVALLSVADGVGILTENVFAGRFRYIPELVRMGADIRVEGHHAVVRGVEALSGAPVRAPDIRAGAALVVAGLAAEGETLVADAHHVARGYQDLVGNLARLGADVALVPGVGGA comes from the coding sequence GTGGGAAGCGACGGTGACGCCACTGCGGACGTGATCCGCGTCCGCCGATCAGGCCCGCTGCAGGGATCTGTCCGGGTGGCCGGCGCCAAGAACTCGGCGTTGAAGTTGATGGCGGCTGTCGTGCTGGCCCCGGGTCGCCACACCCTGCGAAACGTCCCCCGGATCGCCGATGTGATCCTCATGGCCGAACTCCTGGAACGCATGGGCGCCCGTGTCACCCGAGGTGCCGACGAGCCCGATGTGGTGACCATCGAAGTGCCCGACGTGATGGTGCCCGAGGCGCCGTACGACCTAGTGGAAAAGATGCGGGCATCGATCGTGGTGCTGGGCCCGCTGCTGGCCCGCTTCGGTGAGGCCCGGGTGTCGGTGCCCGGTGGCGATGATTTCGGCCATCGTCCCATCGACATGCACCTCCGGGCGCTGGAGGAACTGGGCGCCACGTTCACCACCAGCCACGGGGTGATCGAGGGTCGGGCCGAGCGACTCCTCGGAACGCGGATCCTGTTGGAGTACCCGAGCGTCGGGGCGACCGAGAACCTGCTCATGGCTGCCGTGACGGCCAAGGGTACGACGGTCATCGACAATGCAGCCCGGGAGCCTGAGATCGAGGACCTGGCAGCCTTCCTAGTGGGAATGGGTGCAGACGTGTCCGGTGCCGGTGGATCGACCATCACCATCGAGGGTGTGGAGCGCCTCCACCCGGTGGAGCACACCGTGGTGCCTGACCGGATCGAGGCGGCTACCTACCTGGCTGCCGTGGGACTGGCAGGAGGGTCCATTGCCATTGAGGGCGCACGGGCCGACCACATGGAGATGCTGCTCGACAAACTGGGTGCCATGGGCCTACGGGTCGACGACGGAGGCGACCGCCTGTGGGTCACCGCCCCCGAACGTCCCGCCCGGCTGACTTCGGTGGACGTGGCGACGCTGCCCTACCCGGGCGTGGCGACCGACTACAAGCCACTGCTGGTGGCGTTGCTCTCAGTGGCCGACGGGGTGGGCATCCTCACCGAGAACGTGTTCGCCGGCCGGTTCCGATACATCCCCGAACTGGTGCGGATGGGCGCCGATATCCGAGTGGAAGGCCACCACGCGGTGGTGCGGGGCGTCGAGGCTTTGTCTGGCGCACCGGTGCGGGCACCCGACATCCGGGCCGGAGCGGCGCTCGTGGTGGCCGGCCTGGCCGCTGAGGGCGAGACACTGGTGGCCGACGCACACCATGTGGCCCGCGGTTATCAGGACTTGGTGGGCAATTTGGCCCGACTAGGGGCCGACGTGGCCCTCGTACCGGGGGTTGGCGGAGCTTGA
- a CDS encoding NifU family protein codes for MSIDVAPDTGIDGLRARVEKVIEVIRPAIQADEGDIVLHEVDEATGEVSVELVGACVTCPASDQTLKAGIERILKDRVDGVTSVQNVGATLAGDGPIGAPDPDEGTPVSL; via the coding sequence ATGTCGATCGACGTGGCCCCCGATACGGGCATCGACGGACTGCGGGCCCGGGTGGAGAAGGTCATCGAGGTGATCCGTCCAGCCATCCAGGCCGACGAGGGAGACATCGTGCTCCACGAGGTCGACGAGGCCACCGGCGAGGTGTCCGTCGAGTTGGTGGGGGCGTGCGTGACCTGCCCGGCGTCGGATCAGACGCTCAAGGCGGGCATCGAACGGATACTGAAGGACCGGGTGGACGGCGTGACGTCGGTACAGAACGTGGGTGCCACCCTGGCTGGCGACGGACCCATCGGCGCCCCGGATCCTGACGAGGGCACGCCGGTCAGTCTGTAG
- a CDS encoding enoyl-CoA hydratase-related protein, with the protein MATNEPRTEVLLRVEHRDDGVVVATLDRPKVNALDTALLRELEEFARTCIDDPPGAVVITGAGRMFAAGAELAVFADPALRPGQADAFRDAFGAVERIPCPTIAAVNGLALGGGAELAWCCDLRILGEGSAFGQPEVLLGIIPGGGATQRLTRLVGRATAKRLIWGGAAVKAAEALALGLADEVVGDDEILDRACALAAGYAAGPRVAIRASKRAIDEGADMTLADGVDLELELFLEVFETNDARVGVESFFEHGPGKADFTGS; encoded by the coding sequence GTGGCGACGAACGAACCCCGGACCGAGGTACTGCTCCGCGTTGAACACCGCGACGACGGTGTGGTGGTGGCCACCCTTGACCGCCCCAAGGTCAACGCGCTCGATACAGCGCTGCTACGTGAGCTCGAGGAGTTCGCTCGCACGTGCATCGACGATCCACCGGGCGCCGTGGTCATCACCGGTGCTGGTCGGATGTTCGCGGCCGGTGCGGAACTGGCTGTCTTCGCCGATCCCGCCCTGCGGCCTGGTCAGGCCGACGCCTTCCGTGACGCCTTCGGTGCGGTGGAACGCATTCCGTGTCCGACCATCGCCGCGGTAAACGGCTTGGCCCTTGGTGGTGGAGCGGAGCTGGCCTGGTGCTGTGACCTACGAATCCTCGGTGAGGGTTCGGCTTTCGGTCAGCCTGAGGTTCTGCTGGGGATCATCCCCGGCGGAGGTGCAACCCAGCGCCTGACCCGCCTCGTGGGGCGGGCAACAGCCAAACGCCTCATCTGGGGCGGTGCCGCGGTGAAGGCCGCCGAGGCGCTCGCTCTCGGTCTGGCCGACGAGGTGGTGGGTGACGATGAGATCCTGGATCGGGCATGTGCCCTGGCCGCCGGTTATGCGGCGGGACCCCGGGTGGCTATCCGGGCCTCCAAGCGGGCCATCGATGAGGGCGCGGACATGACGCTGGCCGACGGGGTCGATCTCGAACTGGAACTGTTCCTGGAGGTCTTCGAGACCAATGATGCGCGGGTGGGCGTCGAGTCGTTCTTCGAGCACGGACCTGGGAAGGCAGACTTCACGGGTTCCTGA
- a CDS encoding dimethylsulfonioproprionate lyase family protein encodes MVAPFIEALSAFATSEGARDPDLTRPMALLTDALLRVMPTVGRGPQPSQEVVDRHLGGALAAAVGTAGELIGSVVHEVGWAKPYPEYAGEPDMDAMRANYSYAPIIGSATDVISGGAVAAPYLSDEVFVGLVLQGPDCDYPSHVHKSEEIFWVAAGTSDWQKGDVWRVEEPGGVIHHESGVRHATVTRDSPLLMLFAWVTDPGCIPVIVRR; translated from the coding sequence ATGGTCGCCCCGTTCATCGAAGCCTTGTCCGCGTTCGCCACCTCCGAGGGGGCCCGTGACCCGGATCTGACCCGACCCATGGCGCTCCTGACTGATGCGCTTCTTCGGGTGATGCCGACGGTAGGTCGGGGACCCCAGCCAAGCCAGGAGGTCGTCGATCGACACCTGGGTGGTGCTCTGGCCGCGGCGGTCGGAACAGCGGGGGAACTCATCGGCTCAGTCGTACACGAGGTGGGTTGGGCCAAGCCATACCCCGAGTACGCCGGTGAGCCCGACATGGATGCCATGCGGGCCAACTACTCGTACGCCCCGATCATCGGGAGCGCCACCGACGTCATCTCCGGGGGGGCGGTGGCTGCGCCGTACCTGAGCGATGAGGTGTTTGTCGGGCTGGTGTTGCAGGGTCCGGATTGCGACTATCCGTCGCACGTCCACAAGTCCGAGGAAATCTTCTGGGTGGCCGCGGGCACGTCGGACTGGCAGAAGGGCGACGTCTGGCGAGTCGAGGAGCCCGGTGGGGTGATCCACCACGAATCGGGGGTTCGGCACGCCACGGTGACCCGTGACAGTCCGCTACTGATGTTGTTCGCGTGGGTGACCGACCCGGGTTGCATTCCGGTCATTGTCCGGCGCTGA
- a CDS encoding rhomboid family intramembrane serine protease: protein MEGPPATLALVALNVAAFLGTVFLGGSGGGGVYDRFASGGGMVTVDHGLLGIGRSGPFLIGVAEGEWSRLLTGGFLHAGLLHLLVNMFLLWMLGRQLEAAHGPGRYAGLYLASLLAGSFGVMLRDPQALTVGASGAVFGLMAAAVIHQLRRGINPWGTGLGGLLLVNVVFTFGRPGISIGGHLGGLVGGALVAWMVDTVERRGMPRVLVAALPWVVAIAFAAGSVWAAGRWWDPVLR from the coding sequence GTGGAGGGGCCACCGGCCACCCTGGCGCTGGTTGCCCTAAACGTCGCGGCGTTCCTGGGCACCGTCTTTCTGGGCGGCTCGGGAGGTGGCGGCGTCTACGACCGGTTCGCCTCCGGCGGCGGGATGGTCACCGTGGACCACGGTCTGCTGGGCATCGGCCGGTCGGGGCCGTTCCTCATCGGCGTGGCCGAGGGGGAGTGGAGTCGCCTGCTCACCGGTGGCTTCCTGCACGCCGGCCTGCTCCACCTCCTGGTCAACATGTTCCTGCTGTGGATGTTGGGTCGCCAGCTGGAGGCCGCACACGGTCCGGGTCGTTATGCCGGCCTGTACCTGGCGTCGTTGCTAGCCGGCTCGTTCGGGGTGATGCTGCGCGACCCTCAGGCCCTCACGGTAGGCGCATCGGGTGCCGTGTTCGGCCTCATGGCCGCGGCAGTCATCCACCAGCTCCGGCGGGGAATCAACCCCTGGGGGACGGGGCTGGGAGGCCTGCTCCTGGTCAACGTGGTGTTCACATTCGGCCGACCCGGCATCAGCATCGGTGGCCATCTGGGTGGATTGGTAGGTGGTGCGTTGGTGGCGTGGATGGTCGACACCGTCGAGCGTCGTGGCATGCCCCGGGTGCTGGTCGCCGCGCTGCCCTGGGTGGTGGCGATCGCGTTCGCCGCCGGTTCGGTGTGGGCGGCGGGACGTTGGTGGGACCCGGTGCTGCGTTGA
- a CDS encoding DsbA family protein: MDEQSLNQSAVGPPDLEFFWDPVCPFAWQTSRWLRRVADLRGLTVEWRFINLSILNEERDYDAEFPEGYRESHDRGRRMLRVAASVRAAEGTAAMDRLYRAFGETIWHRVMDEGADFRADVATPDHIANVLDRAGFDPTYGDAATDPSWDAELRAETAEAVGRTGDQVGTPIITFGPPDGPSIFGPVISSVPDSDEECLALYDATVTLCRFDTFSELKRSARPRLDLPVMTGRPG, encoded by the coding sequence ATGGACGAACAATCATTGAACCAGTCGGCCGTTGGACCACCAGATCTGGAGTTCTTCTGGGACCCGGTGTGTCCGTTCGCCTGGCAGACGTCACGCTGGCTACGACGGGTAGCTGACCTTCGGGGCCTGACCGTGGAGTGGCGGTTCATCAACCTGTCGATCCTCAACGAGGAGCGTGACTACGACGCCGAGTTCCCCGAGGGCTATCGGGAGTCACACGACCGGGGGCGCCGCATGCTGCGGGTGGCGGCCTCGGTGCGTGCCGCCGAGGGGACCGCCGCGATGGATCGGCTCTACCGGGCGTTCGGCGAGACGATCTGGCACCGGGTGATGGACGAGGGCGCCGACTTCCGTGCCGATGTGGCCACACCGGACCACATCGCCAATGTGTTGGACCGGGCGGGTTTCGATCCGACCTACGGCGACGCGGCGACCGACCCCTCGTGGGACGCCGAACTGCGGGCCGAGACCGCCGAAGCGGTGGGTCGCACGGGTGATCAGGTGGGGACGCCGATCATCACCTTCGGGCCTCCCGACGGTCCGTCGATCTTCGGGCCGGTCATCTCGTCGGTGCCTGACTCTGACGAGGAGTGCCTGGCGCTGTACGACGCCACGGTCACCCTGTGCAGGTTCGACACGTTCTCCGAACTCAAGCGCAGTGCCCGGCCACGGTTGGACCTACCGGTCATGACCGGGCGTCCCGGTTAA
- a CDS encoding class I SAM-dependent methyltransferase: MDGYDSETYGETIAEVYDEWYGVDGGIAITQIGSPSEVADRVNTLAGPAGTVLELGVGTGRLALPLADRGLTVTGLDASPSMLDRLRAKPGADRLTLVAGDMADPTIAGTGFDVVLVGFNTFFNLTTEATQQACMHGVAETLAPEGRFVLEAFVPAPDTHDGVSVRDVSIDRVMLDVVATNRAAQTITGQRIVMTAAGNRFFPYLLRYATPDQLDAMADVAGLERVDRTEDWRGTPFSDDSSQHVSTWRRADTT; encoded by the coding sequence ATGGACGGGTACGACAGCGAGACCTACGGCGAGACCATCGCCGAGGTCTACGACGAGTGGTACGGCGTCGACGGCGGGATCGCCATCACCCAGATCGGATCTCCCAGCGAGGTAGCCGATCGGGTCAACACCCTCGCCGGGCCGGCAGGCACCGTGCTGGAGCTGGGCGTCGGCACGGGCCGACTCGCTCTCCCGCTGGCCGACCGGGGCCTGACCGTCACCGGGCTGGATGCCTCACCGTCGATGCTGGACCGCCTCCGAGCCAAGCCGGGAGCTGACCGACTCACTCTGGTCGCCGGCGACATGGCCGATCCGACCATCGCTGGCACAGGATTCGACGTGGTACTTGTGGGTTTCAACACGTTCTTCAACCTGACCACCGAGGCGACCCAACAGGCGTGCATGCACGGCGTGGCCGAGACGTTGGCCCCCGAAGGCCGGTTCGTGCTTGAGGCGTTCGTGCCAGCCCCCGACACCCACGACGGCGTATCGGTCCGCGACGTATCCATCGACCGGGTGATGCTGGACGTGGTGGCCACGAACAGGGCTGCCCAGACCATCACCGGGCAGCGGATCGTGATGACGGCGGCCGGAAACCGGTTCTTTCCTTACCTGTTGCGCTACGCCACCCCGGACCAACTCGACGCCATGGCGGACGTCGCCGGGCTGGAGCGGGTCGACCGAACCGAGGACTGGCGGGGCACCCCATTTTCCGACGACTCGTCGCAACACGTGAGCACGTGGCGTCGAGCTGACACCACGTAA
- a CDS encoding cysteine desulfurase family protein translates to MGVELTNEIPQKRVYLDHAASTPARPEVVAAMLPWLTDHPGNPSGSHAAAREARRAVDDARDHVAVLVGCLPGEVVFTSGGTEADNLAVDGVVRATGGLPVCSAAEHPAVLEPVRDAGGLVVPTDAGGCIDLEALSEVLASVDASPAADAPEMGIALVSAMVANNETGAVTDIDAVAAVVAEHAPDTVVHTDAVQATAWLDLPATVHRAGLVSITGHKFGGPKGAGALVVRAGVPLAPVLRGGGQERERRSGTQNVPAIVGLGEAARLMVVERDAVCQRVGALRNRLEDGLVEAVSGARRTVPDGTPRTPGVAHLCFDGIESEELLFLLERDGIAASAASSCASGAQEPSPVLAAMGIDRVTAAGSLRLSLGWASTGADVDHALAVVPAAVERLRAHTRSLQSR, encoded by the coding sequence GTGGGAGTGGAGCTGACGAACGAGATTCCCCAGAAACGGGTCTACCTGGATCATGCGGCAAGCACGCCGGCCCGGCCCGAGGTGGTGGCCGCCATGTTGCCGTGGCTGACTGACCACCCCGGCAACCCGTCGGGTTCCCATGCCGCGGCCCGGGAGGCCCGGCGGGCGGTCGACGACGCTCGCGACCATGTGGCCGTCCTAGTCGGGTGCCTACCGGGTGAGGTGGTCTTCACCTCTGGGGGGACCGAGGCCGACAACCTCGCTGTGGACGGCGTGGTCCGGGCCACCGGTGGTCTGCCGGTGTGTAGCGCGGCCGAACATCCGGCGGTTCTGGAGCCGGTACGTGACGCCGGCGGGCTGGTGGTGCCGACCGACGCCGGTGGCTGTATCGACCTCGAGGCGCTGTCCGAGGTGCTGGCCTCGGTCGACGCCTCTCCGGCGGCCGATGCCCCGGAGATGGGGATCGCCCTGGTGTCGGCCATGGTGGCCAACAACGAGACTGGAGCGGTGACCGACATCGACGCGGTGGCCGCGGTGGTGGCCGAGCATGCGCCCGACACCGTTGTGCACACCGACGCCGTGCAGGCCACTGCATGGCTGGACCTGCCCGCGACGGTCCATCGAGCCGGGTTGGTCAGCATCACTGGCCACAAGTTCGGCGGCCCCAAGGGCGCCGGCGCACTGGTGGTGCGGGCTGGGGTGCCGTTGGCGCCCGTCCTACGGGGTGGTGGACAGGAACGAGAACGGCGCAGCGGAACCCAGAACGTGCCGGCCATCGTGGGCCTTGGCGAAGCAGCCCGTCTGATGGTCGTCGAGCGTGACGCCGTTTGCCAGCGGGTCGGAGCCCTCCGGAACCGGCTGGAAGACGGGCTGGTGGAGGCCGTCAGCGGAGCCCGCCGGACGGTGCCCGACGGAACGCCCCGGACCCCGGGGGTGGCCCATCTGTGTTTCGATGGCATCGAGAGCGAAGAGTTGTTGTTCCTGCTGGAAAGGGACGGAATCGCGGCCAGCGCCGCGTCGTCGTGTGCCAGCGGGGCTCAGGAACCCTCACCGGTCCTGGCCGCCATGGGCATCGACCGGGTGACGGCAGCGGGATCGCTACGACTGTCCTTGGGGTGGGCCAGTACCGGCGCTGACGTAGACCATGCCCTCGCCGTCGTCCCGGCGGCCGTAGAGCGACTTCGGGCCCACACCCGTTCGTTGCAGTCCAGATGA